The following nucleotide sequence is from marine bacterium B5-7.
TTCAAAAGGCGCTAGAAAGTGCGCGTAGAAACTTAGTGACGATTAATTTAAAAGATACAACTTTGTATCATGAAATCGTTGGGCGTCATGGCGCAACACGTGTCTTCATGAAACCTGCATCAGAGGGTACCGGTATTATTGCTGGTGGCGCGATGCGTGCGGTATTTGAAGTACTTGGTGTGCAAAACGTTTTGGCTAAGTGTATTGGTTCATCTAACCCGATGAATGTGGTACATGCCACTATTAATGGTTTGCAGCGTATGGCGACGCCTGAAGCGATCGCGGAAAAACGCGGTATTAGTGTCGCGAAAATTTATGAGGAAGCTGCAGATGCCTAAGCAATTGAAAATTACGTTGGTTCGTAGCCCTATTGGCACACGACCAGGACATAAAAAAAGTTTAGCTGCACTGGGTTTGCGTAAAATACGCCAATCAGTTGTGCAACCTGACAATGCATCGACTCACGGTGCGGTGAACAAAATCTCATATTTATTGAAGGTAGAGCCATGCGATTAAATACATTAAAGCCACAACCGGGTTCCCGGCATACGAAAACTCGTTTGGGCCGAGGTATCGGTTCAGGCAAAGGTAAAACGGCAGGTCGTGGTCATAAAGGTCAGCGCGCACGTTCTGGTGGTTACCATAAAGTTGGTTTTGAAGGTGGTCAAATGCCTTTGCAACGTCGACTACCTAAGTTTGGTTTCAAAAGCCGTAAAAGCATGGTGTATCAGCAGTTACGTTTAGATGCACTGAATAAATTGACTGAAACAGATATTGATATCGAACTATTAAAGAAGCACAACCTTGTTGGCACACAAATTTTAACAGTAAAGATTTTTCTTGCTGGTGAAATTACGCGTGCGGTTAACATTAAAGGCTTACGTGTTACAGCGGGTGCTCGCAAAGCGATTGAAGCAGCCGGTGG
It contains:
- the rpsE gene encoding 30S ribosomal protein S5, producing MASFDQSTKSDGFQEKLVRVNRVAKVVKGGRIFSFSALVVIGDGKGRLGMGFGKSREVPAAIQKALESARRNLVTINLKDTTLYHEIVGRHGATRVFMKPASEGTGIIAGGAMRAVFEVLGVQNVLAKCIGSSNPMNVVHATINGLQRMATPEAIAEKRGISVAKIYEEAADA
- the rpmD gene encoding 50S ribosomal protein L30 — encoded protein: MPKQLKITLVRSPIGTRPGHKKSLAALGLRKIRQSVVQPDNASTHGAVNKISYLLKVEPCD
- the rplO gene encoding 50S ribosomal protein L15 → MRLNTLKPQPGSRHTKTRLGRGIGSGKGKTAGRGHKGQRARSGGYHKVGFEGGQMPLQRRLPKFGFKSRKSMVYQQLRLDALNKLTETDIDIELLKKHNLVGTQILTVKIFLAGEITRAVNIKGLRVTAGARKAIEAAGGKVEVPVDVESEA